The following DNA comes from Methanosarcina vacuolata Z-761.
TGATTATTGCGGATATGGGATTCAGAGTAATTTTGAGTTTTAGGGTCAGCTTATTATCAAATTATTGAGAGTATAACCTAAAATTAGTAAAATGATGCCTAAAATCAGTGAAAGAATATCTAAAATAAGTGAAATATACCCATAATCAGTTAAAGAATTCTCAAAAATAGATAACGATAGCGGGCCCGAAGGGATTTGAACCCCCGGCCTATGGATTAAGAGTCCATCGCTCTGCCTGACTAAGCTACGGGCCCACGCATTGTTATTATCATTAAATGAGCGATTCTCACAATGGAGTTTTAAATATTTATAAGTTTCGGCACAATCCCTTATCCTTCTAATCTTTTTGAAATAAAACCCTAATTTTATGGAGTCTATTCAGGCTTTCTCAAGAAAACACTTCATCAAAAATAGTTAGATTTAATAGAGAAATATCTTTTTATTCAGAATAATTTTATTTTTTTGATGAATTGTCCTTATTTATATATCTTTGAAATTAGAAACCAGAAGTCTGACAACCAGGGATTGAACATTTTCCAAACTTCATTATTTTCCTTTTTTAATAGATAATAAAGCAAAACGTTATATACAAGCGGATATGAGTATGACCAATTAATTGACTTATCCGAAGCTCTGTTGGGGATCAATTAATCAAATAGATTAAGTAGAGAATAGATTAAGTAGAATGTGTACTTCCTGAATTTGGGTTATCAAGTTTGGTTTGTCAAGTACTGCTTTTACTCTTTTCTGTCGATAGAGCTTTCTTAAGCTGATTAATAGAAGTTAAAGGAATGAATGTAATGTTTAGAGATGAACGTGCTCCTGTGCCCATTGAAGAGGGCGAAACCTACAATGTAACTATTCAGGATATTGCTCGCCAGGGAGACGGCATTGCCCGTATCGAAGGTTTTGTAGTTTTTGTCCCGAATACGAGTGTTGGCGATGAAGTCCAGATTAAGATCGAAAGAGTGCTTCCCAAATTTGCATTTGCAAGCATTGTAGAGTAAATGTGGGATAAAATAACTGCGTTAAATTAAAGTTAAATTCAGTAAATTAAAGGAATGATTTTTCATGTTCAGAGAAGAAAGTCGCTCAGTCCCTGTCGAAGAGGGCGAAGTTTACGATGTAACAATTCAGGACATTGCTCGTCAGGGAGACGGCATCGCTCGCATTGAGGGTTTTGTAGTCTTTGTCCCAGGCACCAAAGTTGGAGATGAAGTCCGGATTAAAGTCGAAAGGGTTCTTCCCAAGTTTGCATTTGCAAGCGTTGTCGAGTAAATGCAGAAAATAAAGTAACCACGTTAAATTCAGTAAATTAAAGGAATGATTTTTCATGTTCAGAGAAGAAAGTCGCTCAGTCCCTGTCGAAGAGGGCGAAGTTTACGATGTAACAATTCAGGACATTGCTCGTCAGGGAGACGGCATCGCACGTATTGAAGGTTTTGTTATCTTTGTCCCGGGCACCAAAGTTGGAGATGAAGTCCGGATTAAAGTTGAAAGGGTTCTTCCCAAATTTGCATTTGCAAGCGTTGTCGAGTAAATGCAGGAAATAAACCATATCAACTTCAATGAAGTCATTAGGAATGGTTTTCATGTTCAGAGATGAAAGTAGCTCTGTTCCTGTTGAAGAGGGCGAAGTTTACGATGTAACTATCCAGGATATCGCTCGCCAGGGAGACGGCATTGCACGTATTGAAGGTTTTGTTATCTTTGTCCCGGGCACCAAAGTTGACGATAAAGTCCGGATTAAAATCGAAAGGGTTCTTCCCAAATACGGTTTCGCCAGTCTCGTTGAATAAGCAGGTCATTTAAAAAGAGAAAAACCGAGACTGAAAAATGATATCTATATCTAATCTTCAGTCTCTTTTCCATTCACAGATATTATAATCTCCGGATATTCTATTACCGCGTACATTCCGAATACCTGCCAATTTAAGAAAATAATCACTTGATACTGGCCGTTTGGTTAATGGCTGACCATTATAATTATACTTTTGTGATTTTAAATTGTACAAATCAGACTACGTTTTTCGCTGTTTCTATCGATTATATTTTTCAGCTTACTTTGACAGGACAATATTTTTGCGATTTTTAGCATGTCGTTTATGCTTTAATTGTTTGTTCATGGCGTCTGATAGTGAACATTCGATGCTGTTAAATAATAGATATTCAATCATATTTTGGAAATTTAATTGACAAAGTTTTTGTAAATGCCTTGCAGAATAAGTATTTGCTTTATATCTATAACCGGGGAAAGTATCCCGGAGTGATCTCTAATGATTCGTTTTATCAAGTACCACCCCAGATCCAATACTTATGTCATTGAAAAACGAGCTTTTCTTGATGAGGATCTTACTCTGGATGGCAATGTAATCGTCGGGCAGGAAGTGAAGTTCTGGAAGAACCTCACAGTAACTGGTAAGCTTGAACTCGGAAAAGGTTCGGTTATTAGAGGCAATGTAAAAGCTAGAAGTGCTCTTGTCTGTTCTAAGGCAAAAATTCTGGGCAATATCGAAACAGCTTCTGAGCTTGTCCTTCTCGATAAAGCTAAAATAAATACCGCAGCCTGCCAGGGAGATATCCACGTCAGGCCTGGGTGCGTTCTTGACTTCGTAAAAGCAGACGGCACGCTTGAACTTATTGGAAAAGTTCTTGTCAGGAAAGTCGCGCCATTAACGAAAGTGATTATCCGGGCTGAAGAATAATCGAGAGTTTCCAGTGAACATTTAACTTTTTCTTTACCCCTTCGCACGGTGGCTTTATCTCCTTTTTGCCAAAGTCATAGACTTTACCTGTGAAATCTTTCTTCTTCCAGAAGTCTCAGGATGCGGTCTCTTAAACGGTTAACCTCTTGACTTGTCCTGGAGCGCGGGCGGGGCAGGTCAACTTTTACAATCTCTTTTATTCTTCCCGGTCTTGCGGTCATGACCACTATCCTGTCCGCGAGAACAACCGCTTCATCCACACTATGAGTTACGAAGAGGAAGGTCACGTGTTTTTGTTCCCATATCTTCAGAAGTTCATCCTGAAGGATATTTCTAGTCTGAGCATCCAGGGCCCCAAAAGGCTCATCCATAAGAAGGACTTCGGGCTCGTTGGCAAGGGCTCTTGCAATGGCTGCACGCTGCTGCATACCTCCGGAGAGTTCGTATGGATAGCTATTTTTGAACTGCTCCAGGCCCACAAGGTCTATATATTTCTCCACCTGCTTCCTGGCTTCAGTCTTACTAATTCCCTGCATTTCAAGTCCAAAAGTAATGTTATCGATGACTGTTCTCCAGGGAAATA
Coding sequences within:
- a CDS encoding TRAM domain-containing protein translates to MFRDERAPVPIEEGETYNVTIQDIARQGDGIARIEGFVVFVPNTSVGDEVQIKIERVLPKFAFASIVE
- a CDS encoding TRAM domain-containing protein translates to MFREESRSVPVEEGEVYDVTIQDIARQGDGIARIEGFVVFVPGTKVGDEVRIKVERVLPKFAFASVVE
- a CDS encoding TRAM domain-containing protein, giving the protein MFREESRSVPVEEGEVYDVTIQDIARQGDGIARIEGFVIFVPGTKVGDEVRIKVERVLPKFAFASVVE
- a CDS encoding TRAM domain-containing protein, translated to MFRDESSSVPVEEGEVYDVTIQDIARQGDGIARIEGFVIFVPGTKVDDKVRIKIERVLPKYGFASLVE
- a CDS encoding bactofilin family protein, whose protein sequence is MIRFIKYHPRSNTYVIEKRAFLDEDLTLDGNVIVGQEVKFWKNLTVTGKLELGKGSVIRGNVKARSALVCSKAKILGNIETASELVLLDKAKINTAACQGDIHVRPGCVLDFVKADGTLELIGKVLVRKVAPLTKVIIRAEE
- a CDS encoding ABC transporter ATP-binding protein; its protein translation is MGRVSVKNVSRIFTKKEENVGTEALHDVSFDVEDGEFICLLGPSGCGKTTLLRITAGLETQTSGEITLNGVPITGPDPKRGMVFQQYSLFPWRTVIDNITFGLEMQGISKTEARKQVEKYIDLVGLEQFKNSYPYELSGGMQQRAAIARALANEPEVLLMDEPFGALDAQTRNILQDELLKIWEQKHVTFLFVTHSVDEAVVLADRIVVMTARPGRIKEIVKVDLPRPRSRTSQEVNRLRDRILRLLEEERFHR